From the genome of Ictalurus punctatus breed USDA103 chromosome 5, Coco_2.0, whole genome shotgun sequence:
atcattaatgtATTTTGGCACAAAGTGTTTTGGAATCCAAATAAAAGATTCTCTATAAATGCACTCTATAATATAGGAACTATTatttactgcacacacacacacacacacacacacacacacacacacacacacacacacacacatttaacaccATGTATATTAAGGTTTTATTCCTAAAACGAATCCTGACATGCAGTAACGTGCTGTTTTTCAGGACAGATGATCAGATGAAGATCTGGAGTGTCTGTAATTGTACAAattctgtgttctgtgtttatCTACAGGTTAATATTCAACACGCCTGAGCGCTCCACAGTAAAGCTCTGTGTTCAGTGCAGTTACTGACCTTCGCATTGTAAACACGCTGTGATTTCTTCAGATTGTTTCTGTCCGTTCCTGGTGATTACAGAAGCTGAAGCAGCGCAGAGACACCATCCCCTGCCGCCGTGAGCTGGTGAGGATTTCACCAatcaatttcttttaaaaatacacactgaTAAACTCATTTATATagtaataaacataataaaacattacatttaaaaaaaaaaaaatagtttttaaagattataaataaaagcacattaaCTCGAGCTTAATAAAGTTCTAATGATGATATTAgtgataatattattattatcgtcaGTGTTAACAACTGAGAGTAaatctaaaatgtgtttttagtcTATATTATAATCTAAATGTATAGAGCGAataataaaagtctttaaaaatcttttaaccACTTCATCTGCAGTAAATATTAGCAATAACCTACATTatcttattaattattaattaataattattaaagattattaattattatatcacagcgctgttgaatcctgattggtcaggaggtgttgattagttttctagaacagcggctctgacagtagcgcaggtttatattaacgcgctcgctctaatacgttattgtttctatagcaacagctcgttcacagggacgtgtacagtggatgctccactgataataaacgTATGAAAAAAGcgtgtaatcgttgatatgaTGGAGTGTTttatgaggagatgtttatgtaacatgtatggaaggagtctccagtgtcagaggtaaagctgtaactttaacttTTCTGACAATTTTCgataagctgtgtttttttgtgtgtcttatTCACTATTTAAGTTACCGTTAAACTTGTTTCATGGAGATTAAAGGtgacaacaaacaaataaaaagtatgacgtgccGTTTTTTCATAAAGATCAAAAATGTAATCGTTAGCAAGCTGCTGTGATAcgagaggaataaagcacttgggGACGCGCCattatgggaaaataaacagCGTTATTTTACTGCAACAGCgtgacacacacagtgtttattatttatttatattaatatctgACTCGTCCACCCTTTTTGTCGCTGTACAGTTATGGAGACGATGCAGTATGACCGCTTCACCTCGTCAGAGTCCGAAAGCGTTGAGCGACATCGTCGTGAAGCTCCCACATACACACCGAGTGAGTCACGACTTCATTCCATCGACAGACCTACTAGCTAGAGCTAGCATTTtcatgatgatgtcatcacaatttTAACACTTAGCATAAAGTAACAGCTTTAACTAATAGTTAATAGCTAGCTAATGGTGGCTAGCTTGCTACCACACGTAATTCTAGCTAATTAGCTAGAATCCTAGCAAATTTAACTGgtacttttatgtaactttAATGTCAGCTAATAATCAATGAGAGGCAGCTAGCTAACAGCGCAGTACTGTGTTTACAAAGCTGGTTAGATTTAGCTGCTTATGTAATTAACACCAACATTTAATGCTACACAAATTTAATGCGACCTATAACCGGTATCTTAAGCAAAGCACATAAATGCTAATTAAAAACTTGTATTTCCCCCAAACACATATCGTGCTAATTAAACGCATTGTTCTGTGCTTCTATGCTAAGTATGCTAATTAAACCTAGTGTTTTATGCTAAATACATGTTATgctaataaaaatgattttatgcTAAGCATGTTATGCTTTAAACCCTGTATTTCATGCTAAGcacattttatactgtataaatcgCATACTTCGTGCTagtttgtttactataatgaTCGTTTCTGACGTAGCTGGTTTATTAAAATTGTAGCTCACGGGTTGTTTTATAATTCAAGTTTATGATTCAGGTATAGTGACGTCTCTATATTATTGATTTGTGATCATTTCAAATCTAATATCTCGCTGTAGATTTACAGAAATCAGGACTGGCCTTTATATACGGTCATTTAATAATTATCTGGGGTGTTTTTCTGTTTCAGACCAACAGAACCGTCGGATTTACATCATGTTTGGCATGCTCACGGTCTTCCTGCTCCTGCTGACTCTCTCAGTGGGAATTAAAAGTACATCACGCAGAATTTCACTCTTAAAAACTCTAATAAATTCAAAGTTATCTTActagttaaatatatatatatatatatatatatatatatatatatatatatatatatatatatatatatatatataatgtataagaTTGGACGCAGCAGAAATACTTTTCTTGCTGTGGTGTTGTTGAGGCCAAAGCAGAAGATGATGTATGCCTTTATCTAAAGTCATGTACAGTATGATTACAGTTATttctgtatgtgtttataaAAGTCACTCAGGTGAGCCAGCAGGTGTGGGACATTTCCTCCTCGCTGCAGACAGTCACTGCGATGAAAGCTGCTCAGACGGGTGAACAAGATCATCACACGTTCCTTCTTAATactttttcaaatgtattatcCCCCGATTTTCTCCCCAGTGTAGTCATGGCTAATTCCCATCCATCAGGCAGCTCTCCTCTATCACACGACAGCTTCCAAACAGGACgccgtgattggctagtgttgctgtgattgacagaggagagagagagtatgcccctccctcTGGATTATTAATACGCAAGCCTATGTATATGATAATTTTCTCTCACAATATTTTTTCTGGACAATACTGGATAGCTCGTAGTTTATCTCTTGTGGGTGTGTAGCAGCTGCTACTGATGTCActagtgggcgtggcctgtccagccGTACTAGCTTTACATGACACGAACAGCACGTGTTAAGGCGAGGTTGCCGATTTTCACTCACCGTCTGTTTGTTTACAGGTCATTGTTTATGTATCTATAATCATACTGATCTCTCTTGCAGATTCTAGTTCGTCTCATGAACCTGCAGTGCCACTACCGTTGAGAGGTGAGGCTGTGTCAATCGTTCACTCAATCTATCTCTCGATCGCGTCACCTCTGTTGTTTGTACACTcatataaaatgtgtttgtgcaGGTTCCTGTGAGAATGACTGGGTCTTTTACAGCAATAAGTGTTATTACGTGTCTGTCCAGAGGTTGATCTGGCACGATGCAGAGAAGAACTGCGTCCAGCGAAGGGCTCACCTGATGGTGGTGAACGACCGTACGGAGATGGTAAAGCCTAAACACTGACCCCTAACTCCTACTACTAATGTGGTGCACTGATGAGGAAATGCAGAATAACAACGTcacatgataataataataataataataataataataataataataataataataggaatctctctctctctctctttgttcaGGAGTACATATCTCAGGTGACTGAAGAACATCTGAGTTATTGGATAGGTCTGATTGAGAGAGATGGTGAGGGGACCTGGAGCTGGGTCGACGGAACAGACTTTAATTCCACTGAGCAGTAAGCATTCAAACATAACCTCAAATCCTGACCCCTTATCCATACGGTCAAATCTcaaactaaacataaacaatGATAAGATGgtcgtctgtgtgtgtgtgtgtgtgtgtgtgtgtgtgtttgttgtgatgAGGCTCAGATTCAGACATTGACAGTACAAGCACTTtttagacaaaaacaaacacatatttAGGCTCGGATGGTTGAGTTGATACTGTGATGTAACAAGGTAAATGAAAACAGTGGACAATGGCAGAGTAAAGtgagtaaaagtgtaaaagtgtgtgtgtgtgtgtgtgtgtgtgtgtgtgtgtgtgtgtgtgtagtctctGGGATGAAGGACAGCCGGATGACTGGGATGCCCGTGTGAACGGAGAAGACTGCGGGCAAATTCACTCAAAGCATAACCCTCACATGATAATACCATACAGGCTGTGGAACGATGCTGACTGTACATTacgttataaatatatatgtgagAAATCtgtatagcacacacacacacacacacacacacacacacacacacaccaatactgAGTTTATCATTCTCAAAAGTGAGCGCAAActgcaacaaaaataaaaaatgcagtcTTCCTCATTACCGCTGCTTATTTCTAACATAATTCTGTTTTGTAGCTTAGCAGTGTtcgcataaataataataaactgaaataCGTTCAGCTTCATCACGTCTCGTCTCAATCTTTACTCACGCGTTTGGAAAGTTCATGTTCAAAGCCGACAAGAAGGAGTTTCTCTTTTCTACAGTAACAATCGTTTACTACAATCAGCTCACAGAAATCTCCCGAGAGTCAGCAGTGTTTCTGAGGCTGGTGTCATTATCGTACTCTATACCGTACTctataccatccatccatccattcatccatccatccatccatccatctatccatccatccatctatccatccatctatccatccatccatccatctatccattcatccatccatccatctatccattcctccatccattcatccatccatccatctatccattcctccatccatccatccatccattcctccatccatccatccatccatccatccatccatctatccattcctccatcgattcctccatccatccatccatccatccatccatccatcttctataccgcttatcctacagggttgtggggaacctggagcctatcccaggggtcATGGGGTACAATGCGGGGTACAcgctggacggggtgccaatccatctcagggcacaatcacacacacacacacacacacacacacacacacacacacacacacacatattcatacaTTACAGACACCTTGGACACGCCCATCATCCTACCGCATTCTGATGAGCGTCGGCATCGGGCGCCTTAACCCGGCTTTCGGTTCATCCCGCAGCGCCAGTTCTGCTTactaaaatccatccatccatctatccatccatccatccatccatccattcctccatctatccacccatctatccattcctccatccattcatccatccatccatccttccattcctccatctatccacccatctatccattcctccatccattcatccatccatccatccttccattcctccatccatccatccatccatccatccatccattcctccatctatccacccatctatccattcctccatccattcatccatccatccatccttccattcctccatctatccacccatctatccattcctccatccattcatccatccatccatccttccattcctccatccatccatccatccatccatccatccattcctccatctatccatccatccatccatccatccatccatccattcctccatctatccatctatccattcctccatccatccatccctccatctatccatccatccatccattcctccatctatccctccatccctccatcc
Proteins encoded in this window:
- the clc4f gene encoding c-type lectin domain family 4 member f (The RefSeq protein has 1 substitution compared to this genomic sequence), with the translated sequence METMQYDRFTSSESESVERHRREAPTYTLNQQNRRIYIMFGMLTVFLLLLTLSVGIKITQVSQQVWDISSSLQTVTAMKAAQTDSSSSHEPAVPLPLRGSCENDWVFYSNKCYYVSVQRLIWHDAEKNCVQRRAHLMVVNDRTEMEYISQVTEEHLSYWIGLIERDGEGTWSWVDGTDFNSTEHLWDEGQPDDWDARVNGEDCGQIHSKHNPHMIIPYRLWNDADCTLRYKYICEKSV